The following nucleotide sequence is from Embleya scabrispora.
CGGGTTGGAGCCCGGACACCTGCTGGTCCTGGCGATCGTGGTGATCGTGCTCTTCGGCTCCCGGAAACTGCCGGACACCGCACGGGCGTTGGGCCGGTCCATGCGCATCCTCAAGAGCGAGACAAAGGCGATGCGCGAGGACGACACGGCACAGACGGCGCCGACGTCGGCCCGCGCGGTACGAAGCGCACCCGGCGCCGCCGACACGGCCCGCGCGACTCCCGAGCGCGAGCCGGCCAACCCGAACGTACGCTGAGGGCGCCGACTCCCACGTCCGAGCGGCGGCGGACACCCGGACGCCACCCGTGCCGCGTCGCACGACACCGCACGGGTGGCCGGTGCCGCGGAGGGCGTCGACCCGCCCGCTACAGCGAGCAGGTGTTGACGACGTCCGTACCCGCAGCCGGCTTCGGCACGGTCCGACTCGGCGGCGGGGGCGTGCCCCGCGTGGTCCAGGCGGACAAGGCGTCGAAGGCGGTCGCGAAGCACGGTGCCATCGGGCGGACCAGGTCCTCGTGCCCCCGGTACAGACCGTCGGCGTGGGTGCCGTCGGTGACCCGGTAGTAGCGATGCATCCGGCCACGCCCGGAATCGTCGATCATCCTCGTGTAGACGTCCCCGCTGCGGGTGATCGGCAACAGCGCGTCCAACGTGCCCTGAAGGGTGATCAGCGGGCGCTTGACGTTCCCGGTCAGGGACAGTCGGGCCACCGTCCTGTGCACGGAGGCGGGGCGGTCGGCATAGACGTAGTCGGTGTCGCAACCCTTGATGGTGTTCGCCGGGCAGAACGGCGTGCCGGCCTCCTTGGGGCCGTCGTAGCCGGGGTCGATCTCCTCGCGCATCGTGCGCTGGAGCGAGTCCCACAGGTTCTGGTAGTGGAACTCCCAGGTCGACTCGGAACCCTTCGGATAGCCCGCGGCCAGCATTTCCTCGTAGGCGCCCGGCACGTGGTCGCGGTAGCGGGGGTAGGCGCGCAGCGCCGCCGGCGCGGTGTCCAGGACGTTGGGCGAGTCGGGCGTGAGCAACAGGCCGTGCAACTCCACGCCGCCGGTGAACAGGCCCGGATTGTTTTCCAGTTGCCAGCGGACCAGATAGCCGCCCGCCGAGGCGCCGGCCATGTACGTGGTGGTGGGCCGCCTTCCGTAGTGCCGCGCGGCGACCTTCTCGGCGGCCACCGTCAACTCGGCCACCCGCTCGTGCCATTCCGCGATGGCGTCGCCGGGGCGGACGCCGTCCTGGTAGATCTTCGAACCGGTGTTGCCCTTGTCGGTGGCCGCGTAGGCGAAGCCCCGCGCGAGCGCCCGGTCGGAGATCATCGGGTCGTTGGCGTACTGCCTGCGCAGGCCGGGCGGGCCGGCCACGACCAGTCCGCCGTTCCACTTCTCCGGCAGCCGGATGACGAACTGGCTGTCGTGGTTCCAGTTGTGGTTGGTGTTGGAGGTGGAGGTGTCGGGAAAGTAGCCGTCGAGTTGCACCCCCTTGACGGCGGATGGGGCGACCGTGCCGGGCGCCTCTAGGCCGAGCCAGTCGATCGGTTCGGTGTGTCCGGTCAGCTTGGTGCCGGTCGTGGTCAGGTCGGCCAGACAGGCGCCGATGACGTGTTCCGCGCCGGGCACGCGTGCCGTACAGGACGACCGGGCGGGCCGGTCCGACCCGGGTGCCGCGCTCGCCGCGG
It contains:
- the tatA gene encoding Sec-independent protein translocase subunit TatA — protein: MLRNGLEPGHLLVLAIVVIVLFGSRKLPDTARALGRSMRILKSETKAMREDDTAQTAPTSARAVRSAPGAADTARATPEREPANPNVR
- a CDS encoding tannase/feruloyl esterase family alpha/beta hydrolase is translated as MLLHTIRPLAVGAALLLAATLGSTAASAAPGSDRPARSSCTARVPGAEHVIGACLADLTTTGTKLTGHTEPIDWLGLEAPGTVAPSAVKGVQLDGYFPDTSTSNTNHNWNHDSQFVIRLPEKWNGGLVVAGPPGLRRQYANDPMISDRALARGFAYAATDKGNTGSKIYQDGVRPGDAIAEWHERVAELTVAAEKVAARHYGRRPTTTYMAGASAGGYLVRWQLENNPGLFTGGVELHGLLLTPDSPNVLDTAPAALRAYPRYRDHVPGAYEEMLAAGYPKGSESTWEFHYQNLWDSLQRTMREEIDPGYDGPKEAGTPFCPANTIKGCDTDYVYADRPASVHRTVARLSLTGNVKRPLITLQGTLDALLPITRSGDVYTRMIDDSGRGRMHRYYRVTDGTHADGLYRGHEDLVRPMAPCFATAFDALSAWTTRGTPPPPSRTVPKPAAGTDVVNTCSL